A region of the Paracoccaceae bacterium genome:
TTCTTCATCGTGGACTCCCTGTTGGATTGGGCCTGTTCCGGCACTGGTTGAGGGGAACGATGCCCGTTCCCCAGGATTATTTCAAGTCTAAAATATCTCAGAGCTGCACCCAGCCCGCCGGGGGTTCCTTGCCCGGGTGCAGCGCCCCGCAACCGGGGCAGGTGCGCGCCTTTTCATCGCCGTAGAAACGGGCGTAGATCGGTGGCAGGTCGTCGACGATGGACTCAAGGTCCACCTCTGCCCGGTGAACCAGCGACCGGCATTCGAAACAGTACCATTCCACCGCGTCCAGTGCGCCCTCGGGACGGGCAGGCTCGATCACCAGTCCGATCGATCCCTCCTGCGGGCGCTGCGGCGAATGCCGCATGTGGGCGGGCAGCAGGAAGATGTCGCCCTCGCGGATCGGCACGTCATAGAATTCGCCGGTGGCCGTGTCATGCAGCTTCAGCAGCATGTCACCCTTGAGCTGGTAGAAGAATTCCTCGACCGGATCGTCGTGATAGTCGGTCCGCTTGTTCGGCCCGCCGACCACCGTGACCATCAGGTCGGCCTCCTTGAAGACCATCTGGTTGCCCACCGGCGGTTTCAGCAGGTGCTTG
Encoded here:
- a CDS encoding 3-hydroxyanthranilate 3,4-dioxygenase — encoded protein: MARLAAFNFQKWIDEHKHLLKPPVGNQMVFKEADLMVTVVGGPNKRTDYHDDPVEEFFYQLKGDMLLKLHDTATGEFYDVPIREGDIFLLPAHMRHSPQRPQEGSIGLVIEPARPEGALDAVEWYCFECRSLVHRAEVDLESIVDDLPPIYARFYGDEKARTCPGCGALHPGKEPPAGWVQL